The Mesorhizobium sp. M1D.F.Ca.ET.043.01.1.1 genome contains a region encoding:
- a CDS encoding IclR family transcriptional regulator yields the protein MSTVAKAISLLEMLGSGAPETALADLAKRANFDKATTRRLLVSLIAQGLVEQDETTRLYRLGAGIARLALMREAQFPFLRMAAPVIEALAAETGETVHLSEYSKRGLITVQVIESDKANRVSVQLGEVLPMHATASGIAFLAFTEERIREGILGGPLPAFTPYTIGDVDTLAEHVAAARARGHSTGSQGYEEGVLSVAAPILGADGFAIGTIAIAAPRVRIHKGDIERHGASVAAAAREIGERLFGRQPGQKRAS from the coding sequence ATGAGCACGGTGGCCAAAGCCATTTCGCTGCTGGAAATGCTGGGCAGCGGCGCGCCCGAGACGGCGCTTGCCGACCTCGCCAAACGCGCCAATTTCGACAAGGCGACGACCCGCCGGCTGCTGGTTTCCCTCATTGCGCAAGGGCTCGTCGAGCAGGACGAGACCACGCGCCTCTACCGGCTGGGCGCCGGCATCGCCCGGCTGGCGCTGATGCGCGAGGCGCAGTTTCCGTTCCTGCGCATGGCGGCGCCGGTGATAGAGGCGCTGGCGGCGGAGACGGGTGAGACCGTGCATCTCTCGGAATATTCGAAGCGCGGCCTGATCACTGTCCAGGTCATCGAGTCCGACAAGGCCAACCGTGTCAGCGTGCAGCTCGGCGAGGTGCTGCCGATGCATGCGACGGCCTCCGGCATCGCCTTCCTGGCCTTCACCGAAGAGCGCATCCGCGAAGGCATTCTCGGCGGGCCGCTGCCGGCCTTCACGCCCTATACGATCGGCGACGTGGATACACTCGCCGAGCATGTTGCGGCTGCCCGCGCCCGCGGCCATTCGACCGGCTCGCAGGGCTATGAGGAAGGCGTGCTCAGCGTCGCAGCCCCCATACTCGGCGCAGACGGTTTCGCCATCGGCACCATCGCCATCGCCGCGCCCAGGGTGCGCATCCACAAAGGCGACATCGAGCGCCACGGCGCGAGCGTCGCGGCGGCGG
- a CDS encoding cytochrome P450, protein MSFAESITVEALEADPYPIYAQLRRGAPVAFVPAVNLWFVTRWKDVESVAKSPEIFSAVVGTSPVERSFGKPTILTTDGDVHRELRLGVDPKYRPRTVASYAGDLVRSIAEPYLDKIAAQGSAELMADYFEPVSTLSLARSLGLADVDMPTLRRWFYGLAQGAINFENDPKRQEIADAISAEVGAAVRPTLERLAREPDDSGLSHMLHDGMPERSTRPIDFLMPTIKVILLGGMQEPGHGAGSILVGLLTNTEQLRQVLDDPDTFVPKAVDEGLRWVAPIGTQTRQTTRPIELGGATIPAGAPVAALVSSASRDESRFSDPDRFDINRDEGNHAAFGFGHHFCSGRFFAREQMCMAVRLLLERFPDLRLVPGKEPVFRGWEFRAPATLHVALGAN, encoded by the coding sequence ATGAGCTTTGCCGAGAGCATCACGGTCGAGGCGCTGGAAGCCGATCCCTATCCGATCTATGCGCAACTGAGGCGCGGCGCCCCGGTCGCCTTCGTACCGGCGGTCAATCTCTGGTTCGTCACCCGCTGGAAGGATGTCGAGAGCGTGGCGAAATCGCCCGAGATTTTTTCCGCGGTCGTCGGCACCTCGCCCGTCGAGCGCTCCTTCGGCAAGCCGACCATCCTGACCACCGACGGCGACGTCCACAGAGAGCTTCGCCTGGGCGTCGATCCGAAATACCGGCCGCGCACCGTGGCCTCCTACGCAGGCGATCTCGTGCGCTCGATCGCCGAACCCTATCTCGACAAGATCGCGGCGCAGGGTTCGGCCGAGCTGATGGCCGACTATTTCGAGCCGGTGTCGACGCTGAGCCTGGCGCGCTCGCTCGGCCTTGCCGACGTCGACATGCCGACCTTGCGGCGCTGGTTCTACGGCCTCGCCCAAGGCGCCATCAATTTCGAAAACGATCCGAAGCGGCAGGAGATCGCCGACGCGATCAGCGCCGAGGTTGGCGCCGCCGTCCGGCCGACGCTGGAGAGGCTCGCCCGCGAGCCCGACGACTCAGGCTTGTCGCACATGTTGCATGACGGCATGCCGGAGCGCTCGACGCGGCCCATCGATTTCCTGATGCCGACCATCAAGGTCATCCTGCTCGGCGGCATGCAGGAGCCCGGCCACGGCGCCGGCTCCATCCTTGTCGGCCTGCTCACCAACACCGAACAGCTTCGGCAGGTGCTCGACGATCCCGACACCTTCGTGCCGAAGGCCGTCGACGAGGGGCTGCGCTGGGTGGCGCCGATCGGCACGCAGACGCGCCAGACGACACGGCCCATCGAACTCGGCGGCGCCACGATCCCCGCCGGCGCGCCGGTCGCAGCACTTGTCTCATCCGCCAGCCGCGACGAAAGCCGCTTTTCCGATCCCGATCGTTTCGACATCAACCGCGACGAAGGCAACCACGCCGCCTTCGGCTTCGGCCATCATTTCTGCTCGGGCCGCTTCTTCGCGCGTGAGCAGATGTGCATGGCGGTACGCCTGTTGCTGGAGCGCTTTCCGGATCTGCGGCTGGTGCCGGGCAAGGAGCCGGTCTTCCGCGGCTGGGAGTTCCGCGCGCCGGCGACACTTCATGTAGCTCTTGGAGCCAATTGA
- a CDS encoding APC family permease — translation MEGKMTTLEAGEVNRLRKNSLGVGAITFMVISAAAPLTAVAGGTPLGMLMGNGAGFAGTYLIVTLLLLLFAVGYVAMSRHIGNAGAFYAYAARGLGGLAGGATALIAILSYNAMQIGVMGLLGAATAGLFAGWGITLPWWAWSFVAIAIVAVLGYRQVDLSAKILTVLVLAEYVVVLILDLAILKTGGDSGLSVAPFSWSQITSGAPAIAILFCFAAFIGFEATTIYAEEARDPKVTIPRATYFSVILIGLFYMVTAWLMAVGAGVDKLLPSLQGLQDPTTFLFGLSDRYSGTLLTHAMSILFVSSLFAGVLAFHNAVARYIYVAGREKLLPQTIGVTHSEHQSPHVASVIQTVLAAVVVGLFAMLGLDPVLALFSWLTNVATLGVIVMMAVASLAVVMYFRANPSSQENALKTAILPGLTFIAFVVIIYLIVINFGSLSGAAGFLGVFLPALVLIAAVVGLLLASALRRRDPAAFENLGRPLND, via the coding sequence ATGGAGGGAAAAATGACGACACTTGAAGCCGGCGAAGTGAACCGGCTGAGGAAGAACAGCCTTGGCGTCGGCGCCATCACCTTCATGGTGATCTCGGCCGCCGCGCCGCTCACGGCTGTCGCCGGCGGCACGCCGCTCGGCATGCTGATGGGCAACGGCGCCGGCTTTGCCGGCACCTATCTCATCGTGACGCTTTTGCTGCTGCTGTTCGCGGTTGGCTACGTCGCCATGTCGCGCCACATCGGCAATGCCGGCGCCTTCTACGCCTATGCCGCGCGTGGCCTCGGCGGTCTCGCCGGCGGCGCCACCGCGCTGATCGCGATCCTGTCCTACAATGCCATGCAGATCGGCGTCATGGGCCTGCTTGGCGCCGCCACCGCCGGGCTTTTCGCCGGCTGGGGCATCACGCTGCCCTGGTGGGCGTGGAGCTTCGTCGCCATTGCCATCGTCGCCGTGCTCGGCTACCGCCAGGTCGATCTGTCGGCCAAGATCCTGACGGTGCTGGTGCTCGCCGAATATGTCGTGGTGCTGATCCTCGACCTCGCCATCCTCAAGACCGGCGGCGACAGCGGCCTGTCGGTCGCGCCCTTCAGCTGGAGCCAGATCACCAGCGGCGCGCCAGCCATCGCCATCCTGTTCTGCTTCGCCGCCTTCATCGGCTTCGAAGCGACGACGATCTACGCCGAGGAGGCGCGCGATCCGAAAGTCACCATTCCGCGCGCCACCTATTTCTCGGTCATCCTGATCGGTCTCTTCTACATGGTCACCGCCTGGCTGATGGCGGTCGGCGCCGGCGTCGACAAGCTGTTGCCGTCGCTGCAGGGCCTGCAGGATCCGACCACGTTTCTGTTCGGCCTGTCCGACCGCTATTCAGGGACGCTGCTTACCCACGCCATGAGCATCCTCTTCGTCTCCAGCCTGTTTGCCGGCGTGCTGGCCTTCCACAATGCGGTCGCCCGCTACATCTACGTCGCCGGCCGCGAGAAGCTGTTGCCGCAGACGATCGGCGTCACGCATTCGGAGCATCAGAGCCCGCATGTCGCCTCGGTCATCCAGACCGTGCTTGCGGCGGTCGTCGTCGGGCTCTTCGCGATGCTCGGCCTCGATCCTGTGCTGGCGCTGTTTTCGTGGCTCACCAACGTCGCCACGCTCGGCGTCATCGTGATGATGGCGGTGGCTTCGCTCGCCGTCGTGATGTACTTCCGCGCCAATCCGTCGAGCCAGGAAAACGCGCTGAAGACCGCGATCCTGCCGGGGCTGACCTTCATCGCCTTCGTCGTCATCATCTATCTGATCGTCATCAATTTCGGCAGCCTGTCGGGGGCCGCCGGCTTCCTGGGCGTCTTCCTGCCGGCGCTGGTTCTGATCGCGGCAGTGGTCGGCCTGCTGCTGGCAAGCGCCTTGAGGCGCCGCGATCCGGCCGCCTTCGAAAACCTTGGCAGGCCGCTGAACGATTGA
- a CDS encoding aldehyde dehydrogenase produces MISQDTIDMLRKVEVGARRLFIDGAQVDAESGAGLPVISPIDGRPFASIADGGAADIDRAVKSARKAFEKGSWSRAAPAFRKKVLTKLAELIEKNVDELAVLGVRDNGTEINMAYKAEPLSAAGTIRYYAEAIDKVYGEIAPTADNVLGLIHKEPLGVVGIIVPWNFPLMIGAWKIAPALAAGNAIVVKPPEIASLTLLRLAELAAEAGLPGGVFNVVTGRGSVAGEALGLHMDVDAIAFTGSGPVGRRLLDYSARSNLKRVFLELGGKSPNIVFADAPDLKQAAVVSANGIFRNSGQVCVAGSRLLVQASIYDRFMDELLKATTKLKVGDPLDLGNDIGAVSSAEQLTKNLGFVAKAAEEGARLVTGGERILAETGGSYMAPTIFENVTEQMQLAREEVFGPVLGVMRFETEEEAVRLANSTVYGLASAVWTANLSTAHRMVRAINAGVVHVNTYGGADITVPLGGFKQSGFGRDKSLHAIEKYTDLKTAWISLA; encoded by the coding sequence ATGATCAGCCAGGACACCATCGACATGCTGCGCAAGGTGGAGGTCGGCGCGAGGCGTCTGTTCATCGATGGCGCCCAGGTGGATGCGGAGAGCGGCGCCGGCCTGCCGGTGATTTCGCCGATCGACGGCCGCCCCTTCGCCAGCATCGCCGATGGCGGCGCCGCCGATATCGACCGTGCGGTCAAGTCAGCGCGCAAGGCGTTCGAAAAAGGCTCCTGGTCGCGCGCGGCGCCCGCCTTTCGCAAGAAGGTGCTGACGAAGCTTGCAGAACTGATCGAGAAAAATGTCGACGAGCTCGCCGTGCTTGGCGTGCGCGACAACGGCACCGAGATCAACATGGCCTACAAGGCCGAGCCGCTCTCGGCCGCCGGCACCATCCGCTACTACGCCGAGGCCATCGACAAGGTCTATGGCGAGATCGCGCCGACGGCCGACAATGTGCTGGGCCTCATCCACAAGGAGCCGCTCGGCGTCGTCGGCATCATCGTGCCGTGGAATTTCCCGCTGATGATCGGCGCCTGGAAGATCGCGCCGGCTCTGGCCGCCGGCAACGCGATCGTCGTCAAGCCGCCGGAGATCGCTTCGCTCACGCTGCTGCGTCTGGCGGAACTCGCCGCCGAGGCCGGGCTGCCGGGGGGCGTCTTCAACGTCGTCACCGGCCGCGGCTCGGTCGCCGGCGAGGCCCTCGGCCTGCATATGGATGTCGATGCGATCGCCTTCACCGGCTCCGGGCCGGTCGGTCGCCGCCTGCTCGACTATTCCGCGCGCTCCAATTTGAAACGCGTCTTCCTCGAGCTTGGCGGCAAGTCGCCCAACATCGTCTTTGCCGATGCGCCGGACCTGAAGCAGGCGGCGGTCGTCTCGGCCAACGGTATCTTCCGCAATTCCGGCCAAGTCTGCGTCGCCGGCTCGCGCCTTCTGGTCCAGGCCTCGATCTACGACCGTTTCATGGACGAGCTCCTCAAGGCGACCACGAAGCTGAAGGTGGGCGATCCGCTCGACCTCGGTAACGACATCGGCGCGGTGTCGAGCGCCGAGCAGCTGACCAAGAATCTCGGCTTCGTCGCCAAAGCCGCGGAGGAGGGCGCCCGCCTCGTCACCGGCGGCGAGCGCATCCTGGCCGAGACAGGCGGCAGCTACATGGCGCCGACCATCTTCGAGAATGTGACCGAACAGATGCAGCTTGCCCGCGAGGAAGTGTTCGGACCTGTGCTCGGCGTCATGCGCTTCGAGACCGAGGAAGAGGCTGTGAGGCTTGCCAATTCCACCGTCTACGGTCTGGCCTCGGCCGTGTGGACGGCGAACTTGTCGACCGCGCATCGCATGGTGCGTGCCATCAATGCCGGCGTCGTCCACGTCAACACCTATGGCGGCGCCGACATCACCGTGCCGCTCGGCGGCTTCAAGCAGTCCGGCTTCGGCCGCGACAAGTCGCTGCACGCGATCGAGAAATACACCGACCTGAAGACAGCGTGGATCAGTCTCGCTTGA